In the genome of Solibacillus silvestris, one region contains:
- a CDS encoding adenylate cyclase codes for MKKIWMAAAILFILYGCTEKKEEPTVESESAMVEVNIPTEVAQHYGSLNIEFKASNVYKTIQPNGAVSLEINKQQLTEIAQQTEQFLEQYKETSEQSTEDGITHIDANEDFSNWKIVLSDDALLDEEAFDLAQEHLIKNILTYQLVHRNIPELNIQYVTDTGEPLDRKIIRTEFAYSDE; via the coding sequence ATGAAGAAAATATGGATGGCTGCTGCAATTCTATTTATTTTATATGGTTGTACGGAGAAAAAAGAAGAACCAACAGTAGAAAGTGAATCGGCTATGGTAGAAGTCAATATCCCTACGGAAGTAGCCCAGCATTACGGCTCGCTTAATATCGAGTTCAAAGCATCGAACGTTTATAAAACTATTCAGCCAAATGGTGCCGTTTCTTTAGAGATAAATAAGCAACAGTTAACTGAAATTGCGCAACAAACGGAACAATTCCTGGAGCAGTACAAAGAAACGAGTGAGCAAAGTACAGAAGATGGAATTACACATATCGATGCTAATGAAGACTTTTCAAATTGGAAAATTGTATTATCGGATGATGCACTTTTAGACGAAGAAGCATTTGATTTGGCACAAGAGCATTTAATTAAAAATATTTTAACGTACCAGTTAGTCCACCGTAATATTCCTGAGTTAAATATTCAGTATGTCACAGATACCGGTGAACCTTTGGACAG